GATGAACTATTTTCCTACAATGTGATTAATGCTGAGTGTGCTAGCCATGAGGCTTCAttaaaaaagtcccaagttttttgatattttctcaaaatttcaagagctctctcaagaaccactgcaccaatccaatactagacttgtttgtactcattctattGGATTTTTACCCGCATGAAGAAGGACAAGAGAGAGTTAGCAATGGAGAGATCAATAGAACAATAAGAGCGGGAAAACCTAATCACACTCGAAAATGTCCACAAATACAACACACTAAAGCTACACATACACACTGAAGGAGTAATACCACAATTTCTCCCTTCCTGGCTAAAGCCAGGTTATCGAATACATGGTGTAATACTTTGTGTATAAAATACTTACAAATGATACTATGGTTTccatacaaaacaaaataattattgtattttgtcacTTTTGTTCGCTACCTGAGGTAGTTTTCAATGAGTTCCCTCTttcaaaattacacaatatttaaAAAGGAATGAGTTGATcaaattataaaagaaaaaaaaatacagagcTGGTTTCCATTCTTGACTCAAATTTACTCTGCCTCACGCCCtgggttttaaaaaaaatactgctCACCTTAcaatcagtgttcgaattaaggaaaaataaatggttgtcccacggacaaccagattacaatttctggttgtccgtcgaagtttttggttgtccgtaggcctacattgtacaaaggtgagttttggctacagatttatggttgtccggtggacaaccgaatcagtatttttggttgtccggcgacttttttagttgtcccgggcgaacggacaaccaaaatttcgaacactgcttacaatgaatgggctattccatctaaaatccacactacccctgtggaagatttttggaaatatcttccacagggggagtatgttttttcaaatgtaattggtcatgtTGCTGTCAGCAGATCTGTGGGAGTGAACAAGACCCTCCAACTTTAGAGTGAGACTATTCAACACTGAAAGATGGGGGCTGGGTAGTGGTTGGTACAGTGTCGAGTCTGTACATAAGCACCCAGTGAAGTTATTTTGAGCAAGAGTGGTACATGTAACTAATTTTCTTTTTCCAAATTGGAAGGTATCATAGCACTCAGCAGCAAAAAGATGTCCATTAGCAGAGCTGTGCATTTACATAccgctcagtggcacaaagacctaACTCCACTTTAGTCACAGTGTTAATCTTAAAATGCAGGGAGATTAACtgacatacatctttgtgctgctgagccctGAATGGACGATCTTGATTCAATCACTCATACAGCAGCCAATGGAGATACGACTTCTTGCCGCTAAACAAAGGGCTTGTTATATACTCTAACCTTCGATTTCAGGCCATTCCATGAAGTGTCTAATGATATGCCGCTTCCACTCGTCATGTAGCACAAACGGCCTAGCACAATAATCACAGAAAAACTTGGCAATACCCGCCATCTTTCGCCTGATAATGTCTTGCTTGAAAACTTTGTAATTCAGCTTGGAGCTTTCCAGATCTGTGATCCGTGGCTGATGGCGACGCGAGGATACGGCCTTTGGCGGTAGCGTCGTGGGTGCCGACATTGACGCGTGATCTTCGGTGATCACTTCTTTTTTGACGTGTGGATGAGAGCTGGTATGATTGGACGGACTTCTTAGATTCGTTTGCCTGCCCGCAGCATAAGGCACTTCATCTGCGATAGGTGAAAAGGCATCATCGTTTACCCCAGCATGACCGTTCACCTGAGGAGCTTTTCGCTGGCGACTTTGCGCGCCTCGGCGATGCGCTGGCATCGACAGTCCGTTGCAGCGGTTTCGCGAGGTACCGCAGCCGCTTCTTAAAGGTCGTTTTCGTGCGATGATTCGTCGGGCTCAGCTTCTCCATCTTGATTTTTCTGTCCCACATGCTCTTGTTCTTGGCGTCGGGATCGGCGGTTTCGTCGTGACAGATCATGTGGTTCTCTAACTGATGCTTGAACGGCGTGTTGAAGGTGCACATGTTACAACAGTACGTTGCAGTCTGGAGATGTATGGAGCGGTGGGTGTGGAAGTCCTTTTCTAAACTCGTAGAATAGGAGCAAAACTTACACTTGAACTGCTTGGTGTCCTCATGTAACGCGATATGATTCTTGATGGAAAACGGCTGACTGGTTGAGAAGGAGCAGTACGGACACTGCAGAGGGCGCTTCCCTTCGTGCATCGTCATGTGCTCCCGCAAAGACTTCGGCACGGTGGACGCAAACGGGCACTCGTCGCATTTGAACGGTTTCTCGCGCGTGTGGGTCCGGATGTGGACGTTGAGATGACCCTTTTGGTTGCTCTCGTACGAGCACAGGTCGCATTTATACGGCTTAAGTCCAGTATGAAGCGTCATGTGTTGTAGAAGGTTGTGTTTGCGAGCGGTGGTGTACGTGCACTCGGAGCAGCTGTACGCTTTCTCGTGTCCATATTTCTTCATGTGAACCTTGAGGATGGACTGGTGTTTAGATCTGTAGGCGCAGGTATGACACTGGAATGGACGTTCACTACTGTGGACCTATGGGAACAGAAAGAAAAGGTAAGAAATACAAATCATGAAGTCAATATTAGAAGAGATCATTTATGCAAAAGCCGATACATGTTACCAACACTCATTTGGCAAAataatacagtggaaactcatataaagttctttatatccaaatttcggtatatcagggttgtaaaaacaataaataacaaaagaattttgtatcttggttctggaaaaatacttctttataacagggttattcttgtatccgatttcgttaaaatgtgcccatccaccacaaactggtcgtaaagtcggcattttccattttgagatacaatcaaaaacagtatgtggatttctatgtaaagtatattaggaatttgacctctgatgaacCATAAATTCACTTCTAGATGTCCAATGAAGctgattgaggtgtcattttaaagctgaaagcgcattctttcaaaatctgcaataaacagaaaatgacttagagccgactttactaccacttcgtggtggatggtcacaaatgaggttttactgtagtaCAAAATGATAACATTTGATGGCATTGGCATCCATGTTTGTACTTTCATGGACTAAACACAAAACTAATAAAAATCATCATCATTGACCAGATGATGTGGAACAGCGTATCTCGGGTCTGAGCTGACTTCCAGTGTTGgtactagactaattccaatcagccattctacacttcgcatgtactgtcatgcttcgtagtgacgactgattatcttacagcccaaatcatgacggacttctgaaaacttttcaatgcgactttggttatgcgccgtagcgcgactgactagcggcgcccgtgtaccagcgtcgctgtaccgcgccgctgtgactaGGTCGCGTTCGTATCTTCTAAAaccaacaaactcggtcaaaaggtcaatttggacacaactgcgcacgctctatcccacaggaatcctgttgcaaaatccgtcactttttttccacgtagttttctcagtcgtcaatccagacggttgacgactgagggcagtgCCTATGTTGGTACTGTGAACTTTGATATACGGTGATGGGAGACAAAAGCTGTATGGGAATTCCTCTTTAAGGAGGTGAACCTCTGCTATTTCTTTAAATTACACATCAGTGTCCTCCTTCTATTTTTGTTTACTCTTTTCCCTTTTCAGTCAGTCAAGCTCCGCGACCTGTTAAAGAAGTGCACACAGTTTGCCAATTTTGGGAAGCCCTGCTATATATCGTCGGTGGGCAGGAAAAACTTCTAGATGTTTCCTtggtccctgaacatgtttaaaacaaaacttcctacatgtatgtaacctgttggcagttttgttttaaacgtgttcaggggccacaagcataaaggaggtttttcctgcccaacaatgatATATCCTGGATAAAGCCTGTACTAAAAAAAGGTTCGAGCACGATTACCGACTACCACATACACTTACCTGCATGTGTACTCGAAGGTGACTCCTCTGAATTGTCGCATAATCACAATCTGGGCATACGAATGGCTTGGATCCGCTATGCATACGCATGTGCACCACGATGTGCCCTCGTTGACGAGCCCTGTAATCACAGATGCGACATTTGTACGGTTTCTCACCGGTATGGATCAGAGTGTGGCTGGCGACAGCGCTGTAATACTGAGACTGAAACGAGCAGTACGGACACTCGTAGTGACCGCTTTTCAAGTTCTTCTTGATGCGTTCTTTGCGTGGTTTTGTGCGCATTTTCTCGTACCCCACGCTCGCCTTGAGACTGTCAGTTCCACCGGCACCACCATCCACTACCTCTTCTTCCTCCTCAACAGCTTCGTCCAACGGCGTCATGAGGATTTTCTCTATCTCCTCTGGATCGGCCAAATCCGCAATGGTCTCTTCGTCTGGCTCTCTCTTTGGAAACATGCGCGGCCGACCCCGACGTTTTTTGACCAGCCCGTTAAGGACGACATCCTGGTctactttgacctttgacccccttttaCGCTGCATCTGTCGTTTTCTGTGCACTAGCCCAAGTTTCCTTCGACCTCTCCCCACTGGTTTTTCTCCGTTGACATGTTGGCTATCGtttgttaaattgtcatttgcGTATGCATCAACAGAGCCATTTGTTTGTTCTGTACTGCTGTGAGCCTGTTCATCTGTTATGGAATTAGAGCTTACGTCAGATGTACTGGGCTGGGAAACTTCAGCCTCTGCCATAACGGatcggtcaaaaggtcacaccGACACCTGTCCAATAGAGTACATTGATCTGAAAAAATGGAAGAGAGAAAAGACTTAATAATCATACATGTATGCTGCTCTGACAAAATTAGAAACAAGTCACATTTTAGAATTCATGATTTTAATGTTCATCATGTaagtactccctattccagaaaaatacagcactcaaaAAAATTACACATCTAAATTTTTGGAAACAtataaattttggaatttttcataaccaataaggccaagtaaaataaaaaaacatgtttcacgtccaggtttttgaataaaaggaggaagagggactttttttttttttaattccaaaatccGTGTAAATACCCAAAATTAAAGCTGcacacacaataatgcctggaaaaaggaggagacccctttttatttgttgttctgagagataggcccctctaatgatcacaaaaccttccaaaagtgtttcttgattatcagtaaagctatagaaagcatctctacttcctagacatatttttagaaaagttatgactgaatttcaaaaaataaaaatataattgaagaaacctcaaaaaaggaagcgggagtgaaacatgtttatttttttatttggcctaataatcaaaaataacaaaatattaaaatttatattgagCTAACTCTTAGTACTCAAGAATAtggatgcttagacttgtgccaagtcttggtATTTTTATAATTCCAAAAAAtgtgtgctgtatttttctgaaatcagGAGTAACATCGCAAAGTGCAATCCTAAATGGTCATCTGGAAATCTATtttaaaaagtatactttttggaAAGCTATATTGgcccaaggaatccaaaaatggagTCAGAACTACATTGTAGAGAAGGGTGAATGgtgatatgtgatgtgatcaagcaaaatctgtcAGAACTcagaaaattgattttgagatacagccttTTGTTtaattcctattgttttggaaactctttgattgctcatatctattgctcaatttcaatgtggttttctgcaaaatcaagatttgtaaatgctttttactatcctagataagaaattgaaaatttaatatttctgagttccgactgattttgcttgataatgtaaaaattacaagccctttttttgttattttagatGAACTTTTTAGATGAACTGGTATTTTAGATGAACTGGGACAATGCTTTTTATTTATGTGTTTTGAAAAGTTTAGATGATTAGCTTCCTAATTTCTAGCTCTGGAGTTATAATAATCAATGGAAATGGGCAGAGGGGAAAGGCCATTATTAATGATTGCTACATTACATAACATGACCCTGTAAAATATTAGTAGTGCTGAAAGATGTGTTGAAAGTGGGTTATCCCCTCACATGTTTTTGAAGGTCCTGGCAGCTGGTTTTTAACCCACATTGAACCTTGTCAAGATACCAGTGTAAGCATAATATTTTCGCGGCATTAAAATTTCGTGTTTTAGAGAGAATCCATGTGCTGGGACatgaaattttcacaaatttgtacattttcttGAAGGTCtataaatatgaagaaaaaaatgttatttgtgtgcacaaaaattttgcaaaaaaactgcactcatttcaaatatttgaaaGTTTTATGCATGCGAATATTTCATGCTAAGCTTGGTTGCAGTCTATTATTTCCTCACAGAATCTGTGATTTCCTGGCCATATTTTGTGGCTCTCATTGGAGTGACACTCCTTGGGGGAGCTAGAGCAAGGGTCAAGGACAAGGTCATTCAACCAAAGTAGAAGATTGGCAATGGCAAGGGATGAAATTTGTAAACTTTAAAGTTTGGGTACAAATATTGGTTGtgtcccgggggtactcaagtttggttttggtagggacgtgcagctgagattttggaagtagacccataaatataccaatttttcaagaaatttggacccattgatataccaaaagtcaaaattttcggccgaatttacgctaaaattgtcttagtttttacaaattttcccaaaattttgggaaaattagattaaggaaaaattgggctgttttccgaaaaaattgagaaaattttgaaaaaaggacccattcatataccaaaataggctttgaaaaaggggccattgatataccagaaggctgaaaatgctacccatgtttgcggcacgtcccgtatggtcatttgtactgagtacaccCCGGGGTTGTGTGCCTGACAACCATATGATTGTTTTAAGGCGGCCTGACAACCACTTCTGTCATGCTGCAGGAAATGTTAGCTTTTTCAAAAAGCattgattttaatttaaaacaGTGCAATTTGGCAATCTCTGGCAGGGGCCTCAACCATATGTGGTTTCAACTACTGTAAAACAACTTAATTTCGCTAGcaatttaattttgctaatttcaccaatgcactgaagggtctattgttctattgtgtccgatttgagcgctgacatattggaaaatgttgctattcatgaagtcgtgcgatcgacacctacagctgttcaattgggcgactttattgttaggtgcttttattcatacattgggcgtatcgagctgcatcggttggtccgcaattatatttaatatagtattataggcctacaagtattatttgctttgctttattgcttgattaagaaatagtatggctatatgcttcttgagttattagcaaatatatcacatttgaggtccagggtactacttaccagtcctatatacgcggtgcttatgtaaattattatggtaggcctatatgataaaaCATGATGTGGACCACGGCTAATGTccaaaaatactacagtaggagcgatatcataattacttcaaatccttattgtaggcctattggcaaacattgtgtagattcttatatccgccacacagagcgcacactttgcccaCAGATATAtgtattccaatatctgtgctttgcctatgctgctgaactgtccgtagcgaaatggtagagcaaagcgtgttcactgagtataatcaaatgagcgcacaaaccaatttgggcgctgcaataggtttgtattgtaggcgaacctctgttttgtgtgcatgcgacaactcaatcacacccttgggttggatTACAACAAAGGGTACCTCTCGCTTGTGATAGAGGCTTTCacatgactttcgtttcatcacttattgacagtagcctgcctattatagcgttacgctgtcaggtcagttacggatttaatggcggaagccctttgtctcaaacaaaaggtacctctcaatgaatagcgtttcggaaactcaaataggcacaaaggaacaataggcgttacgtaatctatttcctctcctttatTAGCTCCATAAATTTCACTATAGGGCCCTCAATTGCTCAATTTAATGGCTGCTAAATAAATAGTTCATTTACAATGGTTTTACATATATATAGGCATGCATATTGCAAAAGGATGAAAATTTGTGAATTTAAATTGCCATAAAAAACTATGACTTCTTGCCAATTCGCCAAATTAAGTTGCCGTAAaataaagtgttttacagtattccCCTATTTGACTTCTTTTGAGTAAGGCAATTTACTGGCccaattatagaacctgtttcgCCCTCGGGCTCTGTTGCTAATATGGTTGCGCCAGCAAAGCGCTTCGGTTGAACGCCTCGGATGCTCGAGCTAggcgctcgctaagtccgtgagggctACAAACTGCGGCTAGTTTCGCCCA
The Amphiura filiformis unplaced genomic scaffold, Afil_fr2py scaffold_32, whole genome shotgun sequence genome window above contains:
- the LOC140143926 gene encoding uncharacterized protein, which codes for MAEAEVSQPSTSDVSSNSITDEQAHSSTEQTNGSVDAYANDNLTNDSQHVNGEKPVGRGRRKLGLVHRKRQMQRKRGSKVKVDQDVVLNGLVKKRRGRPRMFPKREPDEETIADLADPEEIEKILMTPLDEAVEEEEEVVDGGAGGTDSLKASVGYEKMRTKPRKERIKKNLKSGHYECPYCSFQSQYYSAVASHTLIHTGEKPYKCRICDYRARQRGHIVVHMRMHSGSKPFVCPDCDYATIQRSHLRVHMQVHSSERPFQCHTCAYRSKHQSILKVHMKKYGHEKAYSCSECTYTTARKHNLLQHMTLHTGLKPYKCDLCSYESNQKGHLNVHIRTHTREKPFKCDECPFASTVPKSLREHMTMHEGKRPLQCPYCSFSTSQPFSIKNHIALHEDTKQFKCKFCSYSTSLEKDFHTHRSIHLQTATYCCNMCTFNTPFKHQLENHMICHDETADPDAKNKSMWDRKIKMEKLSPTNHRTKTTFKKRLRYLAKPLQRTVDASASPRRAKSPAKSSSGERSCWGKR